One window of Streptomyces sp. FIT100 genomic DNA carries:
- a CDS encoding TIGR04222 domain-containing membrane protein yields MLSGDTSGRGGVEKGVGMRLVFRRRAAAVGESGALDVYDVAFLAGGALRVADSAVIELFERGLVTVRVSRVRAVGEERPRHPVERAVIALCPRSTSLASVRAAVQRCPEVEEIGRRLAAEGLVTGARPRLTRAGRRRLRAAERDGSLPAYVVAGPAALPDGPVRRVVVGADPIPSGLGRALIRMGKALDRDSDTSSESDEGSGGGFGCGGGGGSD; encoded by the coding sequence GTGCTGTCGGGTGACACTTCGGGCAGGGGCGGTGTCGAAAAGGGGGTCGGCATGCGACTGGTGTTCCGAAGGCGCGCGGCGGCGGTGGGGGAGAGCGGGGCCCTGGACGTGTACGACGTCGCCTTCCTGGCGGGCGGGGCCCTGCGAGTGGCGGACAGCGCCGTGATCGAGCTGTTCGAACGAGGACTGGTCACGGTCCGCGTTTCGCGGGTACGTGCCGTGGGCGAGGAGCGGCCCCGGCATCCGGTCGAGCGCGCCGTGATCGCGTTGTGCCCGCGCAGCACGAGCCTGGCCTCCGTACGCGCCGCGGTGCAGCGCTGCCCGGAGGTCGAGGAGATCGGCCGCCGACTGGCAGCAGAGGGCTTGGTGACGGGGGCTCGGCCGCGGCTCACCCGGGCGGGCAGGCGGCGTTTGCGGGCGGCTGAACGCGACGGGAGCTTGCCGGCGTATGTCGTCGCCGGTCCCGCCGCCTTGCCGGACGGGCCGGTCCGTCGCGTCGTCGTCGGCGCGGACCCGATTCCGTCCGGTTTGGGCCGGGCTCTGATCCGCATGGGCAAGGCCCTGGACCGCGACTCCGATACTTCCTCGGAGTCGGACGAGGGCTCGGGCGGCGGTTTCGGCTGCGGCGGTGGCGGCGGCAGTGACTGA